The Mucilaginibacter yixingensis genome window below encodes:
- a CDS encoding ABC transporter permease, which yields MEVNSENENWDLEIRANDNLFNLHLKDVWNYRDLLWLLVRRDFVSFYKQTILGPLWFFIQPIFTTLVFTVIFNQLANIKVGSAPPMLFYMAGTVSWNYFSDCLTKTSTVFRDNSAIFGKVYFPRLIMPLSIVVSNLVKFGVQFILFTALLVFFMFKGLAHPNAYICLFPIIMLLMALLGLGVGLIVTAMTTKYRDLTFVVTFGMQLLMYATPIIYPLAAAPQKYRWIIALNPMCGLVETFRYGFIGAGQFYSGAFFYSVAASLVVMVLGLVVFNKVEKNFVDTV from the coding sequence ATGGAAGTTAACTCTGAAAATGAGAATTGGGATTTAGAGATACGCGCTAATGACAATCTTTTTAATCTACATTTAAAAGATGTCTGGAATTACCGCGATTTGCTCTGGTTGTTAGTTAGAAGGGATTTCGTTTCGTTTTACAAGCAAACTATTTTAGGACCGTTATGGTTCTTTATTCAGCCCATTTTTACTACACTGGTATTTACCGTTATTTTTAATCAGTTGGCCAATATTAAAGTTGGCAGTGCTCCGCCTATGCTGTTTTACATGGCAGGCACCGTATCATGGAATTATTTTTCTGACTGCCTTACCAAAACTTCAACTGTTTTTAGAGATAACTCTGCCATTTTTGGAAAGGTGTACTTTCCGCGGCTTATTATGCCGCTTAGCATTGTGGTATCAAATCTGGTAAAGTTTGGCGTGCAGTTCATTTTATTTACAGCATTGCTGGTGTTTTTTATGTTTAAGGGCCTGGCGCATCCTAATGCTTATATATGTTTGTTCCCCATCATCATGTTGCTGATGGCATTACTGGGTTTAGGCGTTGGGCTAATTGTTACTGCAATGACTACAAAGTATCGCGACCTTACGTTTGTGGTTACTTTTGGTATGCAATTATTAATGTATGCCACCCCCATTATTTATCCGTTGGCCGCCGCTCCCCAAAAATACCGTTGGATTATAGCACTTAACCCCATGTGTGGTTTGGTTGAAACGTTTAGGTACGGTTTTATTGGAGCCGGGCAATTTTATTCAGGCGCCTTTTTTTATAGCGTAGCCGCAAGTCTGGTTGTGATGGTTTTAGGCCTGGTGGTGTTCAATAAGGTTGAAAAGAATTTTGTTGATACGGTTTAA
- a CDS encoding glycosyltransferase family A protein encodes MQLPVLTIGIPTYNRSKLLDNLLDCIFKQLDGTVFAHKVQVVVSNNNSTDDTEEVVDLYVKKGLNLIYSRNTENIGANNNILKIGYELAQTPYCWIIGDDDLIRDGGIAYYLKVLEGNSDVELFYLNHTNELDTDRQLVIDKAAINSQKMMCSRNEDQLFPSGQPVLEVTTHNALFTALSSFIFKTEVWKEHFIGYQPYAPFTSVANTFPHTVVLSQNLMQKPVYYVAYPYLAFFVGTQGWLSNWTLLMASRVVELTDRFEHFGAGSTFLTTYRERVFADSLHPFLKWFTGRDLPPWYHINFIRYLFKYIKYKNFRRTVKKLFFIVLRIKLGRLKASPSL; translated from the coding sequence ATGCAATTGCCAGTTTTAACCATAGGGATACCCACATATAATCGCAGCAAATTATTAGATAATTTGCTCGATTGTATTTTTAAGCAATTGGACGGAACCGTTTTTGCCCATAAGGTGCAAGTGGTAGTATCAAACAACAACTCAACAGACGATACTGAGGAGGTAGTAGATCTATATGTTAAAAAAGGGCTTAATCTTATTTATAGTCGTAATACAGAAAATATTGGAGCCAATAATAATATCCTAAAAATAGGTTATGAACTAGCTCAAACTCCCTATTGCTGGATAATTGGTGATGATGATTTGATTAGGGATGGTGGTATTGCATACTATCTCAAAGTATTGGAAGGTAATAGCGACGTAGAGCTATTTTACCTTAATCATACCAATGAGCTTGATACCGACAGACAACTAGTAATCGACAAAGCAGCTATAAATTCGCAGAAGATGATGTGCAGCCGGAATGAGGACCAGCTGTTTCCCAGCGGTCAGCCGGTGTTAGAGGTTACTACCCATAATGCGTTGTTTACTGCCTTATCAAGCTTTATATTTAAGACTGAGGTTTGGAAGGAACATTTTATCGGTTATCAACCATATGCTCCTTTTACCAGTGTAGCCAATACGTTTCCGCATACGGTCGTCCTGAGTCAGAATCTCATGCAAAAACCTGTTTATTATGTAGCCTACCCATATCTTGCATTTTTTGTAGGCACCCAAGGATGGTTATCAAATTGGACACTACTTATGGCAAGCCGGGTAGTTGAACTGACTGACAGATTTGAGCATTTTGGAGCGGGGAGTACTTTTCTGACTACTTACCGGGAGCGTGTCTTCGCCGATAGCCTACATCCCTTTCTGAAATGGTTTACCGGTAGGGATTTGCCTCCATGGTATCATATTAATTTTATCAGGTATTTGTTTAAGTATATCAAATACAAAAACTTCAGAAGAACAGTTAAGAAGCTGTTCTTCATTGTGCTTAGAATTAAGCTTGGCAGATTAAAGGCTTCGCCGTCATTATAA
- a CDS encoding acyltransferase, with protein sequence MLHNITQSGYYRLAVADALDRQHKAQFSHLGGNSILPAQLTLIGPQYTFIGDNFKADDRLRLEAWDNYAGQVFTPQLKIGNNVSLGTDVHIGCINQITIGSGVLMGSRIYITDHSHGDTTTEALKLPPVQRRLVSKGPVIIEDNVWIGDGVCIMPNVHVGTNAIIGANAVVTKDVPANTVVAGVPACIIKTLV encoded by the coding sequence ATGTTGCATAACATCACCCAATCTGGTTACTACCGTTTGGCGGTTGCGGATGCGCTTGACCGTCAGCATAAAGCACAGTTTAGTCACCTGGGGGGAAATAGCATTTTGCCGGCCCAACTCACGCTTATTGGTCCGCAATATACTTTTATAGGAGATAATTTTAAGGCTGATGATCGGTTGCGTTTAGAGGCCTGGGATAATTATGCAGGACAAGTGTTTACCCCGCAACTGAAAATAGGTAATAACGTAAGCTTGGGTACAGATGTGCATATAGGGTGTATTAATCAAATCACTATTGGTAGTGGGGTACTGATGGGGAGCCGCATTTATATTACAGATCATAGCCATGGCGATACAACTACCGAAGCCTTGAAGTTGCCGCCTGTACAGCGCCGGTTGGTTTCTAAAGGTCCGGTTATTATAGAAGATAATGTTTGGATTGGAGATGGTGTTTGCATTATGCCCAATGTACACGTTGGCACAAATGCCATTATCGGCGCCAATGCAGTTGTAACAAAAGATGTACCAGCCAACACAGTTGTGGCCGGTGTGCCTGCCTGCATTATTAAAACTTTGGTATGA
- a CDS encoding glycosyl transferase, giving the protein MMKRAAFTICANNYLAAAKVLKNSFCGQHPDIDFFIVLVDRPDAGLDYTQFEQPSLLWIDDLVQLDIAALAQRFGISELCTTVKPFVFQHLFQTYDQVVYIDPDIKVYAPMTDCWEALNQYTFVLTPHLMNPVDDGKIPSDFFTLRTGIFNLGFLGLSKGPELDPFLKWWGERLLVYGYNDWDKGMFYDQIWAMYIPVMFNNWHILKHYGYNVANWNWHERQLTEKDGQWWVNDTYPLTFFHFSSYRYSHPETLCKYNTRYSRQNRPDLSPIFDDYQGNLTAAGAVTAMASEAYYHQLHKDHQWRVKATERTLITRIKRKLIKIIDRSIKTT; this is encoded by the coding sequence ATGATGAAACGGGCAGCTTTTACTATATGTGCAAATAATTATCTGGCAGCGGCAAAGGTGCTTAAGAACTCCTTTTGCGGCCAGCATCCTGATATTGATTTTTTTATTGTTTTAGTAGACAGGCCCGACGCTGGATTAGATTATACGCAATTTGAACAGCCAAGCCTGCTTTGGATTGATGATCTGGTACAGCTCGATATAGCGGCTTTGGCGCAACGTTTCGGTATTTCTGAATTGTGTACCACGGTAAAACCTTTTGTTTTTCAGCACTTGTTCCAAACGTACGATCAGGTAGTGTACATCGACCCGGATATTAAGGTGTATGCACCTATGACCGATTGCTGGGAGGCATTAAATCAATATACTTTTGTGCTCACCCCGCATCTGATGAACCCTGTTGATGACGGTAAAATACCCAGCGACTTTTTTACGTTGCGCACCGGCATCTTCAATTTGGGCTTCCTGGGGTTGTCCAAAGGGCCCGAGCTTGATCCATTTTTAAAATGGTGGGGTGAACGTTTGCTGGTTTACGGTTATAATGATTGGGATAAAGGCATGTTTTATGACCAGATCTGGGCCATGTATATCCCCGTGATGTTTAATAACTGGCATATCCTGAAACATTACGGCTATAATGTGGCCAACTGGAACTGGCATGAACGTCAGTTGACGGAGAAAGACGGACAATGGTGGGTTAATGATACCTATCCGCTCACGTTTTTTCATTTCAGCAGTTACCGCTATAGCCACCCCGAAACATTGTGTAAATACAATACCCGTTACTCGCGCCAAAACAGGCCAGACCTGTCGCCAATTTTTGATGACTATCAGGGCAACCTTACAGCCGCAGGTGCAGTAACTGCTATGGCATCAGAAGCGTATTATCATCAACTGCACAAAGATCATCAGTGGAGGGTAAAGGCTACGGAGCGGACATTGATTACCAGAATAAAAAGAAAGCTGATTAAAATAATTGATCGGTCTATAAAAACGACTTAA
- a CDS encoding DUF5672 family protein: MKVVEKMCVVIPVHQPDLTEGQALSLQACAAHLSAHHCYLVFPQGMDTRAYTAIFPQLRLQPVDAAWLTSVERYNRMKLSPTFYQLFAGYEFMLTYELDAYIFSDDIEATGAFDFDYIGAPFFKGYWDAAPDAPLINGGNSGFSVRNIASCLKVLGSMHLFKRKWKMYQVLLASQRLKHWVNGLTDYRYENYVNGYFGFAFSEKHVNEDLIWSRVVPQMFPWFKVADPLTAIKFSFEYNPERLLQLNGEQLPLGCHAWEKHPDFWKKYIPVNT, encoded by the coding sequence ATGAAGGTGGTAGAAAAAATGTGTGTGGTTATACCTGTGCATCAGCCAGATCTTACCGAAGGTCAGGCTTTGTCGTTACAGGCATGCGCGGCACATTTATCAGCCCATCATTGTTATTTGGTTTTTCCGCAAGGGATGGATACCAGGGCTTATACAGCTATTTTTCCGCAGTTGCGTTTGCAGCCGGTGGATGCTGCCTGGCTTACCTCGGTAGAACGTTATAACCGCATGAAGTTGAGCCCCACCTTTTATCAGCTTTTTGCGGGCTATGAGTTTATGTTGACGTATGAGCTGGATGCCTACATTTTTAGTGATGATATTGAGGCAACCGGCGCTTTTGATTTTGATTATATAGGCGCGCCGTTTTTTAAAGGCTACTGGGATGCCGCGCCAGATGCACCATTGATTAACGGTGGTAACTCGGGTTTCTCGGTACGCAACATCGCATCGTGCCTCAAGGTGCTTGGTAGCATGCACTTGTTTAAGCGGAAGTGGAAAATGTACCAGGTATTGCTGGCATCGCAGCGCTTAAAGCATTGGGTAAATGGTTTGACCGATTACCGGTACGAGAATTACGTGAACGGCTATTTTGGATTTGCATTTTCTGAAAAACATGTGAATGAAGATCTGATATGGTCGCGTGTGGTACCGCAGATGTTTCCCTGGTTCAAGGTGGCAGACCCGCTTACGGCTATAAAATTCAGCTTTGAGTATAATCCTGAGCGCTTGCTGCAACTCAACGGGGAGCAATTGCCGTTGGGATGCCACGCATGGGAGAAACACCCGGATTTTTGGAAAAAATATATCCCCGTTAACACATAA
- a CDS encoding NAD-dependent epimerase/dehydratase family protein: MSISNKKLLVTGSSGLIGSEVCVYFASLGWEVHGVDNNQRAVFFGPQGDTRWNQNRLADRLGRSFHHHELDIRDRSGVLQLLKELHPDAIVHAAAQPSHDRAAAIPFDDFDTNAVGTLNMLEAVRQACPESPFVHMSTNKVYGDRPNTIALTELETRWDYADPAYANGITEDFSIDQSKHSLFGASKVAADVMVQEYGRYFNIPTCCLRGGCLTGPNHSGVELHGFLSYLVKCNLEGREYKVFGYKGKQVRDNIHSLDVARFIEAFIAAPRVAEVYNIGGGRDNSCSIWEAFKLAEKFSGKAQVYTYVDENRIGDHICYISNLDKMRAHYPQWDITVSLEETIRQIVEAQATRTPPIV, encoded by the coding sequence ATGTCAATATCTAATAAAAAACTACTGGTAACCGGATCGTCGGGTTTGATAGGATCTGAGGTTTGCGTCTATTTTGCATCCCTGGGGTGGGAAGTGCACGGCGTAGACAATAACCAGCGGGCCGTTTTTTTTGGTCCGCAGGGCGATACCCGCTGGAACCAAAACCGCCTTGCCGACCGTCTGGGCCGTTCGTTTCATCACCATGAATTGGATATCCGAGATCGTAGCGGCGTGCTGCAACTGTTGAAGGAGCTGCACCCTGATGCTATTGTACATGCGGCGGCCCAGCCATCACATGATCGTGCGGCAGCCATCCCGTTTGATGATTTTGATACTAATGCCGTAGGTACCCTCAATATGCTGGAGGCCGTGCGCCAGGCTTGCCCTGAGTCGCCTTTTGTGCACATGTCTACCAATAAAGTGTATGGAGACCGCCCTAATACCATCGCATTAACCGAACTGGAAACCCGCTGGGATTACGCAGATCCGGCTTATGCCAACGGTATTACCGAAGATTTTTCTATAGATCAAAGCAAACACTCGCTTTTTGGTGCCTCTAAGGTTGCTGCCGATGTAATGGTGCAGGAGTATGGTCGTTATTTTAATATTCCAACCTGCTGTCTGCGTGGCGGTTGTTTAACTGGTCCAAACCATTCGGGTGTAGAGTTGCATGGCTTTTTGAGCTACCTGGTAAAATGTAACCTGGAAGGCCGCGAGTACAAGGTGTTTGGCTATAAAGGCAAACAGGTGCGCGATAACATTCACTCGCTTGATGTGGCCCGCTTTATTGAAGCCTTTATTGCTGCACCGCGTGTGGCCGAGGTGTATAACATTGGCGGCGGTCGTGATAATTCATGCTCTATTTGGGAGGCTTTTAAACTGGCCGAAAAGTTCTCGGGCAAGGCGCAGGTTTATACTTATGTAGATGAGAACCGCATTGGTGATCATATTTGCTACATCTCAAACCTTGATAAAATGCGTGCGCATTACCCGCAGTGGGATATTACCGTATCGCTTGAAGAAACCATCAGGCAAATTGTAGAAGCACAGGCCACGCGCACGCCGCCTATTGTGTAA
- a CDS encoding glycosyltransferase family 4 protein yields the protein MDTGLDFYLSEMSASEKHGGGLTLHRVLGDDLKKIRYFIHANRFADDMAPAADLAGKCISKHSVWENDGVRRITGRTFAAKMRRKPSVIKKQAAELAKLADKQLGAKKELKALICPQGADAICTLAELRQRRNIKYITWVMDDHLVKYVDGSWKYDGWIEPIFARHLQQADQVLVISPAMQAFYKERFGVESTVVFGPADDAASAVEFKTSVAAEGLKIGYFGAVARWQKDVLAAVAQSVQGANCSLDIYSAAEAVPGDILLPGVNFKGRIAADKVLPTMQQYHAILLPIGFADGLRNMSQFNIATKMSESLACGVPVLAIGPPYAAMTDYLKTHDAALVVERADAKSIRAAFEVFADGQQINKILNNAAKLVASETGTAAMHGKWRAAYQHLIQSL from the coding sequence ATGGATACAGGTCTTGATTTTTATCTCTCAGAAATGTCGGCGTCAGAGAAACATGGCGGCGGGCTTACCCTGCACCGGGTATTGGGAGATGATTTGAAGAAGATCCGGTATTTTATACATGCCAACCGTTTTGCTGATGATATGGCACCGGCGGCAGATCTGGCCGGCAAATGCATCAGTAAGCACTCGGTTTGGGAAAATGATGGGGTGCGCCGTATTACCGGGCGCACGTTTGCTGCTAAAATGCGCAGAAAGCCATCTGTTATCAAAAAACAGGCAGCTGAATTGGCAAAGTTGGCCGATAAACAACTGGGCGCTAAAAAAGAGTTAAAGGCATTAATTTGTCCACAGGGAGCTGATGCTATCTGCACACTGGCCGAGTTGCGGCAGCGCCGCAACATAAAATACATTACCTGGGTGATGGATGATCACCTGGTGAAGTATGTTGATGGCAGTTGGAAATATGACGGTTGGATTGAACCGATATTTGCCAGACATTTGCAGCAGGCAGACCAGGTATTGGTAATTAGCCCTGCTATGCAGGCTTTTTACAAAGAGCGGTTCGGCGTAGAGTCGACCGTGGTTTTTGGTCCGGCAGATGACGCGGCTTCGGCTGTTGAGTTTAAAACATCCGTTGCTGCTGAAGGCTTGAAGATAGGTTACTTTGGTGCAGTAGCCAGATGGCAAAAGGATGTATTGGCAGCAGTAGCGCAGAGCGTTCAGGGAGCCAACTGCTCGTTGGATATCTATTCCGCCGCAGAGGCGGTGCCTGGTGATATTTTGCTGCCAGGCGTAAACTTTAAAGGTCGTATAGCGGCAGATAAAGTTCTGCCGACAATGCAGCAGTACCACGCCATATTGTTGCCCATTGGCTTTGCTGATGGCTTGCGTAATATGTCGCAGTTTAACATAGCCACTAAGATGAGCGAGAGCCTGGCTTGCGGTGTGCCGGTGCTGGCTATCGGTCCGCCGTATGCGGCTATGACGGACTATCTGAAAACGCATGACGCTGCGTTGGTAGTAGAGCGGGCTGATGCCAAAAGCATCCGCGCCGCATTTGAGGTTTTTGCCGATGGGCAGCAGATCAATAAAATATTAAACAACGCGGCAAAACTGGTAGCTAGTGAAACCGGTACTGCCGCCATGCATGGCAAATGGCGTGCAGCTTATCAGCATCTTATACAATCACTATAA
- a CDS encoding tyrosine-protein kinase, which yields MENLQKREDISSAVEQIATKNAFTVLAYRYLPFWPIFAFCIIVSLVSAYFYLHYQTPIYEANSTIILNDESSGNKNTNVLDALGLTNSGKSTDNEMLVIKSRTITNKVVDTMALYSQVYAKGALRDMLIYPSPVTFVSLHKSDLDRVQGKQLFFEFLPDEQCVVYAGKRYPLNVPIDLPFGKYKIVPAAADRPEDLRRFKGKYYLKLQSIQSAGYDLIGHLGVSSPTKQSAIINLKTTDPVPQRAEDVLNMVMAVYNLEGIAYKNSTSANTLKFIENRLNIVTTELSNVEGDYTDLRKREGIIDLSEQGHNFMSAVQDVDKQEAEIQIQLAVLDQIERYIFSKNGDSGTVPAMLNLNDEVMKGLLQRLAEAESQLVRLRQTSGENSPGIKALKDEIESLKPSMLENVKNLRAGLLATQRKLREVSNKNMGQMKDVPQKQRALLEIGRQRDIKNNIYTYLLQKREETQLGQASAMADSRIINYAEAKGPVKPIPLNIYLVALSCGVVAGIIFVLIREQFNQGVLFRSDIERGTDAAVLAEILLDESGETLVIKDGKRTVIAEQLRTLRTSLNYIGVQGDNKTILLTSSISGEGKSFIAINLAVSLSLTGKKVALLEFDLRKPKVSRMLEISREPGISNYLAGLATLEEISVDMSAKNIQNLTILPAGAIPPNPTELMLNGRLDVLMAELNKKYDYILIDSPPIGLVTDAKLLNVYASATLYMIRHKYTPKIYLHMIQHLYVNKELNNINIVFNGLRSRGVLGYGRGYGYGYGYGYGYGYGYGYGYGYTQEDEEPKGIKKIFNKKERSS from the coding sequence ATGGAAAACTTGCAAAAAAGGGAAGATATATCAAGCGCTGTTGAGCAAATAGCCACCAAAAACGCTTTTACTGTACTTGCTTATCGTTATTTACCGTTTTGGCCCATATTTGCGTTTTGCATAATCGTATCATTGGTGTCGGCCTACTTTTATCTGCATTATCAAACGCCCATATACGAGGCCAACTCTACTATCATTTTAAATGATGAGAGTTCTGGCAACAAGAATACCAATGTGTTGGATGCGTTGGGTCTTACAAACTCTGGTAAGAGCACAGATAATGAAATGTTGGTTATCAAGTCGCGCACCATCACTAATAAGGTGGTTGATACGATGGCTTTATATTCGCAAGTATATGCCAAGGGAGCTTTGCGCGATATGTTGATTTACCCTAGCCCTGTAACCTTTGTATCATTACACAAATCAGATCTGGATAGAGTGCAGGGCAAGCAGCTGTTTTTTGAGTTTTTGCCTGATGAACAATGTGTGGTTTACGCGGGTAAACGTTACCCACTCAATGTGCCAATTGATTTGCCTTTTGGTAAATATAAAATTGTACCTGCTGCTGCGGACAGGCCCGAAGATCTTCGCAGGTTTAAAGGAAAGTATTATCTGAAACTACAATCTATCCAGTCCGCTGGTTACGATTTGATAGGTCACCTTGGCGTAAGTTCGCCAACCAAGCAATCGGCTATAATTAACCTTAAAACAACAGACCCGGTTCCACAAAGAGCCGAGGATGTTTTGAATATGGTGATGGCGGTTTACAACCTGGAAGGGATTGCCTATAAAAATAGTACATCGGCCAACACACTGAAGTTTATTGAGAACAGGTTGAACATCGTTACCACCGAACTTTCTAACGTTGAGGGCGATTACACCGATTTGCGTAAACGTGAAGGTATTATTGACCTTTCTGAGCAGGGACATAATTTTATGTCGGCCGTTCAGGATGTTGATAAGCAGGAAGCCGAGATACAAATACAGCTAGCGGTTTTAGATCAGATAGAGCGTTACATCTTTAGTAAGAACGGTGATTCTGGAACTGTGCCGGCCATGCTTAACCTGAATGACGAGGTTATGAAAGGCTTGCTGCAGCGTTTGGCAGAAGCTGAATCTCAATTAGTACGCCTGCGCCAAACCAGCGGCGAGAATTCGCCAGGCATTAAGGCGCTTAAAGACGAAATTGAAAGCCTGAAGCCAAGCATGCTGGAAAACGTAAAGAACCTGCGTGCCGGTTTATTGGCAACGCAGCGAAAATTGCGCGAGGTAAGCAATAAAAATATGGGGCAGATGAAAGACGTGCCGCAAAAGCAGCGTGCATTGTTAGAAATTGGCCGTCAGCGCGATATTAAGAACAATATTTATACTTACCTGCTGCAAAAGCGTGAAGAAACGCAGCTGGGTCAGGCCTCAGCCATGGCAGATAGCCGTATTATTAACTACGCAGAGGCAAAAGGACCGGTTAAGCCTATTCCGCTTAATATTTACCTGGTAGCACTTTCATGTGGTGTTGTTGCTGGCATCATCTTCGTGTTGATCCGTGAGCAGTTTAACCAGGGGGTATTGTTCCGCTCAGATATTGAAAGAGGTACTGACGCTGCGGTGCTGGCCGAGATATTACTTGATGAAAGCGGCGAAACACTGGTAATTAAAGATGGTAAGCGAACGGTTATTGCAGAACAGCTGCGCACGCTGCGTACCTCATTAAATTATATAGGAGTACAAGGCGATAATAAAACTATTCTGCTCACCTCATCTATATCTGGCGAGGGTAAAAGCTTTATTGCCATTAACCTTGCCGTAAGCTTATCACTTACTGGTAAAAAGGTAGCTTTATTAGAGTTTGACCTTCGTAAGCCAAAAGTGAGCCGTATGCTTGAAATTTCTCGCGAGCCCGGCATCAGTAACTATTTGGCGGGCTTGGCAACGCTTGAGGAGATCTCGGTAGATATGTCTGCCAAAAATATTCAGAATTTGACAATTTTGCCAGCCGGTGCTATTCCTCCAAATCCAACGGAGTTGATGCTGAACGGTAGGTTAGATGTGCTGATGGCAGAGCTGAACAAAAAATATGATTACATTCTGATCGATTCGCCGCCAATTGGTTTGGTTACCGATGCCAAATTACTTAACGTGTATGCCAGCGCAACGCTGTACATGATCAGACATAAATATACCCCTAAAATATATTTACATATGATACAGCATTTGTATGTAAATAAAGAGCTGAATAATATCAATATCGTATTTAATGGTCTTAGATCGCGTGGTGTGTTAGGCTATGGCAGAGGCTATGGTTATGGCTACGGCTACGGGTACGGATATGGTTACGGTTATGGATACGGCTATGGCTATACACAAGAAGATGAAGAGCCAAAAGGCATTAAAAAAATCTTCAATAAAAAAGAGCGTTCATCATAA
- a CDS encoding polysaccharide ABC transporter ATP-binding protein: MSNIAIRVENLSKAYQLGDFSTGTLSRDIHRWWSLVRGKEDPFLKIGETNNREAKGDSDIVWSLKDINFDIQQGDAVGIIGRNGAGKSTLLKILSRVTSPTLGNIKVKGRIASLLEVGTGFHPELTGRENIYLNGAILGMRKAEITKHFDAIVDFAGVERYVDTPVKRYSSGMYVRLAFAVAAHLESEILVVDEVLAVGDAEFQKKCLGKMSEVSNSEGRTVLFVSHNMAAVSALCSKSILLKRGQLQVMSSTGMVIDRYMHSAGNSNGEVYADTIELKRESTAAGFHSLKLRSKTRGITTDFAINEDVMVEIEYDVYHDGHTLRPSIHLLDALETCILTTFNGNSASTNFDKYSDMPLKKGRYKSTCILPANFLNDKNYRINAFLVPDSNMDNMAVAEGVLSFTITETGEMRREYTGEWWGLVRPKLYWDTEMLPNIMV, encoded by the coding sequence ATGTCAAACATTGCTATCAGAGTAGAAAATTTATCTAAGGCGTATCAACTGGGCGATTTTAGCACAGGTACCCTGAGCAGAGATATACACCGCTGGTGGTCATTGGTGCGGGGTAAGGAAGATCCGTTTCTTAAGATAGGTGAGACCAATAACCGGGAGGCAAAAGGCGACTCTGATATTGTTTGGAGCTTGAAAGATATCAACTTTGACATTCAGCAAGGCGATGCAGTGGGCATTATTGGCAGAAACGGAGCCGGCAAAAGCACGTTACTGAAAATTTTAAGTCGTGTTACCTCACCCACATTGGGTAATATTAAGGTTAAAGGACGGATTGCCAGTTTGTTGGAAGTTGGTACAGGCTTCCATCCGGAGCTTACCGGTCGAGAGAATATATATCTGAATGGTGCCATTCTGGGCATGCGCAAAGCCGAGATCACAAAACATTTTGATGCGATAGTTGATTTTGCCGGCGTTGAACGTTATGTGGATACTCCGGTTAAACGTTATTCATCCGGGATGTATGTACGTTTGGCGTTTGCAGTAGCTGCGCATTTAGAGTCTGAAATATTAGTGGTTGATGAGGTTTTGGCTGTTGGAGATGCTGAATTTCAGAAGAAATGTCTGGGCAAAATGAGCGAGGTGAGCAACAGTGAAGGGCGCACCGTATTATTTGTGAGTCATAACATGGCGGCGGTGAGTGCATTGTGCAGTAAAAGCATTCTGTTAAAACGGGGACAATTACAAGTAATGTCATCTACTGGCATGGTTATAGACAGGTACATGCATTCTGCAGGTAATAGTAATGGAGAAGTTTATGCAGATACTATAGAACTAAAAAGGGAATCAACTGCAGCAGGATTTCATTCGTTAAAACTAAGATCCAAAACACGGGGTATTACTACAGATTTTGCCATAAACGAAGATGTTATGGTGGAGATTGAGTATGATGTTTATCACGATGGACATACACTGCGACCCAGCATACACCTGCTTGATGCTTTAGAAACTTGTATACTAACCACTTTTAATGGTAATTCTGCTTCAACTAACTTTGATAAATACTCAGATATGCCATTAAAAAAGGGACGTTACAAATCTACCTGTATACTGCCGGCTAATTTTCTTAATGATAAAAACTATCGTATAAATGCTTTCCTGGTACCGGACAGCAATATGGATAACATGGCCGTAGCCGAGGGGGTATTATCGTTTACTATTACTGAAACCGGCGAGATGAGGAGAGAATATACCGGCGAATGGTGGGGCTTGGTGAGGCCTAAACTTTATTGGGATACAGAGATGCTTCCGAATATAATGGTTTAA